Proteins from one Synechococcus sp. UW179A genomic window:
- a CDS encoding phycobiliprotein lyase, with the protein MDETAFPPADLKAFLTLCVGCWMSLRSRFDLSGSEEDDWHTSDRGEVTVTLSDQSVDSVLSVQSADGAASELRFASDGGLVVLAGGEERSGRWQLRADASLELELKDGVSAATVLERIWFIKPNLRLRSTTAIATDGTPLQARFCSEIRRVSSPQP; encoded by the coding sequence ATGGATGAGACCGCTTTTCCTCCAGCTGATCTGAAGGCGTTCCTCACACTGTGTGTTGGCTGCTGGATGAGTCTGCGCAGCCGCTTTGACCTCAGTGGCTCCGAAGAAGATGACTGGCATACCAGCGACCGTGGCGAGGTAACTGTGACCCTGAGTGATCAGTCTGTTGATTCGGTCTTGTCGGTGCAGTCTGCGGATGGAGCCGCAAGCGAACTTCGCTTTGCTAGCGATGGGGGTCTTGTGGTGTTGGCTGGGGGGGAAGAGCGCAGTGGCCGCTGGCAGCTGCGAGCAGATGCCAGCCTTGAGCTGGAACTCAAAGATGGTGTCTCGGCTGCGACCGTGTTGGAACGCATCTGGTTCATTAAGCCCAATCTGCGCCTGCGCAGCACGACGGCTATCGCGACAGATGGGACCCCTCTTCAGGCGCGCTTCTGCTCCGAGATCCGGCGCGTGTCATCTCCTCAGCCCTGA
- the trmD gene encoding tRNA (guanosine(37)-N1)-methyltransferase TrmD: protein MSAYRLDVISLAPQAFAPLEQLGVIGRAFAAGGAELHLHNPRDYATDRYRKVDDEPYGGGAGMVLKPEPVFAAFESIPFSPRRRVLLMTPQGQPLTQPDLQRWADNYDQLVLLCGHYEGFDERIRSLADEEVSLGDFVLTGGELPAMTIINGVVRLLPGTVGTPASLLEESHSDLLLEHPHYTRPADFRGMRVPDVLRSGDHGAIAKWRQQQREQRTADRRPDLLDRWNRRSNAENDNVGTN from the coding sequence ATGTCGGCCTATCGCCTGGATGTGATCAGCCTGGCGCCTCAGGCATTTGCGCCGCTCGAGCAACTTGGGGTGATCGGCAGAGCCTTTGCTGCTGGAGGGGCAGAGCTGCATCTTCATAACCCCCGCGATTACGCCACCGATCGCTACCGCAAGGTTGACGATGAGCCCTATGGCGGTGGTGCGGGCATGGTGCTCAAGCCTGAGCCGGTGTTCGCTGCCTTCGAGTCGATTCCGTTCAGCCCTCGGCGCCGGGTGCTACTGATGACGCCTCAGGGCCAGCCTTTGACCCAGCCCGATCTGCAGCGCTGGGCTGACAACTATGACCAGCTGGTGCTGCTCTGCGGTCACTACGAAGGCTTCGATGAACGCATTCGCTCACTGGCCGATGAGGAAGTGTCGCTTGGAGATTTCGTGCTTACCGGCGGGGAGCTGCCGGCCATGACGATCATCAACGGCGTGGTGCGGTTGTTACCCGGCACGGTGGGAACGCCGGCCTCGCTGCTTGAGGAAAGCCATAGCGACCTCTTGCTGGAACACCCGCATTACACGCGTCCTGCCGATTTTCGGGGGATGAGGGTGCCAGACGTGCTGCGCAGTGGGGACCATGGAGCCATTGCCAAATGGCGTCAGCAGCAACGTGAACAGCGCACCGCTGATCGACGCCCTGACCTGCTGGATCGCTGGAACCGGCGCTCTAACGCCGAGAATGACAACGTCGGCACGAACTGA
- the ispF gene encoding 2-C-methyl-D-erythritol 2,4-cyclodiphosphate synthase, translated as MNLRIGNGYDTHRLVEGRPLILGGQLLEHPEGLGLDGHSDADVLVHAVMDALLGALSLGDIGKYFPPTDPRWKGADSLVLLEQVVALVKERGWQVVNVDSVVIAERPKLKPHIEAMRGAIALRMGLDPDQVGVKATTNERLGPEGREEGMSCHAVALLTRP; from the coding sequence ATGAACCTCCGCATCGGCAATGGTTACGACACGCACCGGTTGGTGGAGGGGCGCCCTTTGATCCTGGGTGGTCAGCTTCTGGAGCATCCCGAAGGCCTAGGTCTCGATGGCCATAGCGATGCCGATGTGCTGGTCCATGCGGTGATGGACGCACTGCTTGGAGCGCTTTCGCTCGGTGATATCGGCAAGTATTTCCCCCCCACGGATCCCCGTTGGAAGGGGGCGGATAGCTTGGTTCTGCTGGAGCAGGTCGTGGCGCTCGTGAAAGAACGCGGTTGGCAGGTTGTCAATGTGGATTCTGTGGTGATTGCTGAACGTCCCAAGCTCAAGCCACATATCGAGGCCATGCGTGGGGCGATCGCGCTACGCATGGGGCTGGACCCCGATCAGGTGGGTGTGAAGGCGACTACGAACGAGCGGCTTGGACCCGAAGGACGGGAGGAGGGAATGTCATGCCATGCAGTCGCTCTGCTCACCAGGCCATGA
- a CDS encoding TIGR03792 family protein — MTLKHLRRDLLTLISPVVVVLILISGHPDVSLACFSDPDGGHDVAVVEHLRIQVPSQKRKAWIDAEHGSWQPWLARQEGFVGRDLLWDPETEEGTILVGWSSRKAWKAIPQLEVEAVQERFEQIARQSTGQKEGNPFPLVFEGELLPP, encoded by the coding sequence ATGACCCTGAAGCACTTGCGGAGAGATCTCCTTACCCTGATCTCCCCTGTTGTGGTTGTCCTGATCCTGATTTCCGGCCATCCCGATGTCAGTCTGGCCTGTTTTTCAGACCCGGACGGCGGCCACGACGTCGCAGTGGTCGAGCATCTGCGCATTCAGGTTCCCAGTCAGAAACGCAAGGCCTGGATAGACGCGGAACATGGCAGTTGGCAGCCCTGGCTTGCCAGGCAAGAAGGATTCGTCGGCCGTGATCTGCTCTGGGATCCTGAAACCGAAGAAGGCACCATCCTGGTTGGATGGAGCAGCCGTAAAGCCTGGAAGGCGATCCCCCAGCTCGAGGTGGAGGCAGTCCAGGAGCGTTTCGAGCAGATTGCTCGCCAGTCCACTGGACAGAAAGAGGGCAATCCATTTCCACTGGTGTTTGAAGGCGAATTGTTGCCGCCGTGA
- the larB gene encoding nickel pincer cofactor biosynthesis protein LarB — MTAQESRLDLERRRRLGMVEAVWGEHKSVDQIVAILLSMQTAGELALVTRVDAAKAAAVQERCPAVEVHGQAACLTLGEIPATRHAAQVAVLSGGTSDRRVAEEAALALSVHGVASESFLDVGVAGLHRLLDVLPDLTPMSVLIACAGMEGALPTVLAGLAPQPVIGVPVSVGYGVSAGGRAALDGMLASCAPGLSVVNIDNGYGAAMAALRILKGVDSQD; from the coding sequence GTGACCGCGCAGGAGTCACGTCTTGACCTGGAGCGTCGTCGCCGGCTTGGGATGGTCGAAGCCGTTTGGGGTGAACACAAGAGCGTGGATCAAATTGTGGCGATCTTGTTGTCCATGCAGACAGCCGGGGAGCTCGCTCTGGTGACAAGGGTTGATGCAGCAAAAGCGGCTGCCGTTCAGGAACGCTGTCCTGCTGTTGAGGTTCATGGCCAGGCGGCCTGTCTCACCCTCGGTGAGATCCCAGCCACGAGGCATGCCGCTCAGGTGGCAGTTCTCAGTGGTGGGACCAGTGATCGTCGCGTGGCTGAGGAAGCCGCTCTGGCTCTGAGCGTTCATGGGGTTGCCAGCGAGTCTTTCCTGGATGTGGGGGTTGCTGGTTTGCACCGTCTGCTGGATGTGCTGCCTGATCTCACACCGATGTCGGTGCTGATTGCCTGTGCGGGGATGGAGGGAGCTCTGCCAACGGTGCTAGCAGGTCTTGCCCCTCAGCCGGTCATCGGTGTGCCGGTGTCTGTGGGCTATGGGGTTAGTGCGGGAGGCAGGGCTGCTCTCGATGGCATGCTCGCCAGCTGTGCTCCAGGTCTGAGCGTTGTGAACATCGACAACGGCTATGGCGCTGCGATGGCGGCTTTGCGCATCCTCAAGGGAGTGGATTCTCAGGACTGA
- a CDS encoding DUF1517 domain-containing protein, whose translation MAQLPKRSTLVQLRRWLSGLMVPVLMIGLLIFHPLPSDAARGGRIGGGSFRAPSMPRTGGYRGGGMGGGYNRGYGGGIGFPFIIPFFGFGGGGLLGFMVLMAFVGVLVNAFRGAGAGSGRPAMGGYERPREIAMGPVSLLQLQIGLLASAKDLQSDLRQLASSADTSSSSGLQRVLQDTTLALLRQPDLWVYANVESGSVPFNAAESTFNRLSMTERSKLREELTTNVGGVQSAGSDLASRGDADATSEFIVVTVLVASRSAVKLKQADNGEQLRESLRILGSTASSDLMALEVIWQPDGVGDVLSADELVTAYPNLQHL comes from the coding sequence TTGGCCCAATTGCCGAAACGTTCCACCCTGGTTCAGCTGCGACGCTGGCTTTCCGGCCTCATGGTGCCGGTGCTGATGATTGGGCTGCTGATCTTTCATCCGCTGCCGAGTGACGCAGCACGCGGCGGGCGGATTGGGGGCGGCAGTTTCCGGGCACCCTCCATGCCCCGCACCGGCGGATACCGCGGTGGCGGTATGGGAGGTGGTTACAACCGTGGCTACGGCGGTGGCATTGGATTCCCCTTCATCATTCCGTTCTTCGGATTCGGTGGTGGCGGTCTCTTGGGCTTCATGGTCCTGATGGCGTTTGTTGGAGTCCTTGTGAATGCCTTCCGTGGCGCTGGAGCAGGATCTGGTCGTCCAGCGATGGGCGGCTACGAGCGTCCTCGTGAGATTGCAATGGGCCCAGTGTCTCTGCTGCAGCTCCAGATCGGTCTGCTTGCCAGCGCCAAAGACCTACAGAGCGATCTGCGTCAACTCGCCAGTAGCGCTGACACCAGCAGCTCCAGCGGTTTGCAACGGGTGCTGCAGGACACCACACTTGCACTTCTGCGTCAGCCCGATCTGTGGGTCTACGCCAACGTTGAGTCTGGCAGTGTGCCATTCAACGCAGCGGAATCAACCTTCAACCGACTGTCGATGACCGAGCGCAGCAAGCTGCGCGAAGAACTCACCACCAATGTGGGTGGTGTTCAATCCGCCGGCAGCGACCTCGCATCGCGCGGCGATGCGGACGCCACCAGTGAATTCATCGTTGTCACTGTGCTGGTGGCCAGCCGCAGCGCGGTGAAACTGAAGCAGGCAGATAACGGCGAACAGCTTCGGGAGTCATTGCGCATTCTTGGTTCCACAGCATCCAGCGATCTGATGGCCCTTGAGGTGATCTGGCAGCCGGATGGCGTCGGCGATGTTCTCAGCGCTGATGAGCTAGTCACGGCGTATCCGAATCTCCAGCACCTTTGA
- the thiS gene encoding sulfur carrier protein ThiS → MQLTVNGEQRQLKAGLNRLDHVVEALGHHPKLVVVEFNGLILTPDRWAEQQVNDGDSLEIVTIVGGGS, encoded by the coding sequence ATGCAGCTCACGGTGAACGGCGAACAGCGCCAGCTCAAAGCAGGTCTCAACCGGCTTGATCATGTGGTTGAAGCGCTCGGCCATCACCCCAAGTTGGTGGTGGTGGAATTCAACGGACTGATCCTCACCCCTGATCGCTGGGCAGAGCAGCAGGTCAACGACGGTGACAGCCTCGAGATCGTCACCATCGTTGGCGGGGGTTCCTAG
- a CDS encoding thiamine phosphate synthase: MESMPVAPCTDTRIARLIDANLDRAREGLRVIEDWCRFGLDRQDLVVPLKDWRQQLGQLHADCYRQARSTATDTAAGLSHPAQQNRTDSTQILKANASRVQEALRVIEEFARTGDTELAQTAALVRYALYDHEVRILEACGQTQRQQRLERARLCLITDPGGKEASAEMLNRVELALQAGVSLVQYRRKHGADALRLQEARQLAGLCQAHQALLVINDRIDLALLVNADGVHLGQGDVPYSEARQLMGPEKLIGRSTHRLEQLLVAQEEGADYLGVGAVYATATKADRKPAGLDWVRQAQDSARVPWFAIGGINSSNVAEVLAAGASRVAVVSAIMGANNPAAASLQLLELLS; the protein is encoded by the coding sequence ATGGAATCGATGCCCGTCGCCCCCTGCACTGACACGCGTATCGCCAGGCTGATCGATGCCAACCTCGACCGAGCCCGGGAAGGCTTGCGGGTGATCGAGGACTGGTGTCGTTTCGGACTGGACCGACAAGACCTGGTGGTGCCGCTCAAGGACTGGCGACAACAGCTGGGACAACTGCACGCCGACTGCTACAGACAGGCACGTTCCACGGCCACCGATACGGCTGCAGGGCTGAGTCATCCCGCTCAGCAGAACCGTACCGACAGCACCCAAATCTTGAAAGCCAATGCCAGCAGGGTCCAAGAAGCCTTACGGGTGATTGAAGAATTCGCGCGCACTGGTGATACCGAACTGGCCCAGACAGCTGCGCTCGTTCGTTATGCGCTCTACGACCATGAAGTGCGCATCTTGGAGGCCTGCGGGCAAACCCAACGGCAGCAGCGCTTGGAACGCGCACGGCTTTGCCTGATTACCGATCCAGGCGGGAAAGAGGCAAGTGCTGAGATGTTGAATCGGGTGGAATTAGCCCTGCAAGCAGGCGTCTCGCTTGTGCAGTACCGGCGCAAGCACGGAGCTGATGCTCTGCGATTGCAAGAAGCACGTCAGCTTGCCGGGCTGTGCCAGGCCCACCAGGCACTACTGGTCATCAACGACCGCATTGATCTGGCATTGCTCGTGAATGCCGATGGGGTGCATCTTGGCCAGGGGGACGTGCCCTATTCAGAGGCACGTCAGTTGATGGGTCCCGAAAAACTGATTGGTCGCAGCACCCACCGACTCGAACAACTGCTCGTGGCCCAGGAGGAGGGTGCCGACTATCTGGGGGTCGGTGCTGTCTATGCCACCGCCACCAAGGCTGATCGGAAGCCGGCAGGATTGGATTGGGTGCGGCAAGCCCAGGATTCAGCCAGAGTTCCCTGGTTTGCCATAGGTGGCATCAACAGCAGCAACGTTGCCGAGGTGCTGGCTGCAGGCGCGTCCCGTGTTGCTGTGGTGAGCGCAATCATGGGGGCCAATAATCCAGCTGCCGCCAGTCTGCAGCTGTTGGAATTGCTCAGCTGA